DNA sequence from the Lycium barbarum isolate Lr01 chromosome 5, ASM1917538v2, whole genome shotgun sequence genome:
ATTTTTAttggctttggctttggctttTGTGGACCTGTTTAATTGGCTATTGAACAGGTGTAGGCTTCATTTTCCAGAAAATTACAAGTATGACACTCAACAAAGGGTACATCGGATGGTTGTATAGAAAAATAGTGTTAAAAAACGTTCTCACTTCCCATTAAACCCTCGCGAACGAATATAGAACTTGGAATGTTCCATTTCCCATTTTCTTGCATTTGtttatttcttgaatttccttGTATAAATTTGTCATGACTTTCAAGATTTGATGCTTACATTGTAAGGTAATTAATTCTCCATTTACCCTTTTCATCTTTCTATCCTCTCAAGTTTTAATGTGCTACGGTTGCTTCTAAATATTAGTATCGTTAGGGTTGCTTCTTTCGCCGTGGCCCTATTTCATTTTTGCTTCCATTAGCCCTTTTTTAGTGTGCTTAATAGTTGAATGTTATTTGTAGGGTCTTACGTGATGTTTttaattgtggagaaattataTCCAAGAATTATACTAATCAGTCCATAAACCTTGCCTACTGTATTTTTTATCTTGGGTACATTTATATAAATCTTATTGAAATTATATGACGTTGTTTATGTTCTGCCGTTGATGTATCTCAATCTTTTGAACAGTGAATGCATCTTAGCATAGTTTTGATCATTGATGGTCTCTTTGAATATAACCGCTCTATTTGGGATCCCATTTTTAGGTGGGAAGTCTCAAAATGGAAATAAAGATGCACTTTGAAGATCTTGACGCTAGAATTTGTGATACATCCCTCCTCAGTTGCACACTCTTTGCCACCTTTTGGAATAAATTTTGAGAGGCTTTTTGTAGCTAGAAGGTAATCGCCCtcttgaaggggagccttggcgtaactgataaagttgctgccatgtgaccaggaggtcacgggttcgagccgtggaaacagcctcttgcagaaatgcaaggtaaggctgcgtacaatagacccttgtggtccggcccttctccGGACCCCGcccatagcgggagcttagtgcaccgggctgccctttttttaagGTAATCGCCCTCGAAAATTTGACTAAAAAGCTCAACTTTTAGTCTTTCCCATAAATCGTTCTAACATTGACGGGTTACTGCTCAAGCTAAGACTGAAATCTAATCAATGAAATGAGGTCTTTTTTTGCAAGGACTACTCTTTCAGCCCCATGATTTTTGATAGTAGTTACCTATTTGACAATTTCCATAGTTGTCCAATCGACTAAGTATGTTGGATGTTTGTAGAAGTAATTAAAGGAGTCAAAGCAGGGAAAGTTGGTGTTCCAACAAAAGCAGAAGCTATTAAAAAGGATTCTGTCATTGAAAAAACTGAAATAATCAGTGTGATATGCCCTAATGAAGATATTAAAACAATTGAAGAGATCCCCTTAAATGGAAGAAAAGTAAAGCAAGATCAGTATATATTGTAACTGATCAATTATGTTTCGGGCTGCTTCTGGACTCCTTAACAAACCAAAAATACAGATTGTTGATATTGATGCTGCTGATGTTGATAATCACTTCGCTGCTGTGGAATAAGTTGAGGATATTTACAACTTTTATAATCTTATAGAGGTATGGTGAAGCTCGTCTGTCTCTATTTTGATGTTGGGTAACCTTATTGTTATATTTACATTCCATGCCTGCAGCTTAGTTAACAATATCAAACTACTGTAGGATAAAAcatgaaaatgaaaagaaaaaaaaaactattttatgAAACTAGATGCTTTCAACAATGTCTATGATAATGGATATTTCATGCCCTTTATATACAAGTCAGCAGCAAATGATGCTCCATCAATTTCACCAATTTTGCATGAAGTATTCCTCTTCTTCATCAGAACAGAATATTAGAAAGGCGAGGAATGGAAAAAGAGAGGTATAATACTTTCAAGATGTTAATGTGGAGATCAATTTTATGCTCATTGGTTATACAATGAGAAAGTATTTAATAAGTTATTCTACATTATTTAATCAAGCtagctttttcttttttatcttcTTGTGATACGTATTATACTTTTATCTTATATATGTTTTTTTGTAAACTATGGATCGGTAGTTTTTAGGTTTTGACTCCTCCCTTTTGTTAGAAACCCTCCTGATAAGGCCAGCCATTTTCAGGACAATTGCTATAGAATAAGATATCTTTGCCTCTTTACTACAAATTGAAGGACTTTATGTCGGCattgagataagagaagaaaatATTAACATGTAATGAATAGTTTGGTCCCTTAGATTTAGTGTGTGAAAAGATTTTTGGCTTTATTTGGAATGGCAAAGATGACAATGCAAACTGCCACAGAAAGATTTGAGAAAAAATTCTGTGATGTGATTCAACAATTTGCTGGTGAAAGGAGGAAAAAGAATAGGAaatattgtggtataataataatatttaagCTACTTCGTATTGTGAAATAGCGGTGAAAATCCGCCATGAACCTTCACTATTAATGTTTTCTAGAAATTAGGTGTGACATTCAAGTGAATTTTATGAAGTTGCATGCCTTGATAGGTCAAAATTCTCCTATTGTTGTTGCTCAGTGAGATTCTAAATAAAATTTGACGTCCTGCGAAGTGAGCCTTCTTTTTTGTTTGAATAGGATCTTCTTAGTCCTTTTTTATCTGGCcctcttctttctttcttcttcttctttttttttttttttcttggcttTTGCCTTCCATTTGACAACAAAAAAGGTATAGCAGCTTCTGTAGAATTGTAACAAGTCAATGGATTATGTTCAAAACTTTTCCATGTATGTGTTGATTATGTTCAAAACTTTTCCATGTATATGTTGATTAGATTCACTTCTTATGTGTTGTTATGTTCAAAACTTTTTCCATGTATGTATTGATTTTGTAAATGCTTTTTCATGATTTTTAAATCGATAAATTTTAGCTCTATTCATAATAAGTGGTAGACTTAAGGAGAGATGGGAGCATGCTGCTCCAATTCCACAGCTTCATAGTGCTAATAGTGGTCATTCTGTTTTGATTGGTATTTTGAGCATTtcttttttctaatttcctaagtGCTTTATAGGAATGTAAATGGGAGCACTACAACATTATGCACACCAATGAACTTATGTTTGATCATATGCTTACTGTCTTATACTTACCGTATTGCCTTCTCTATCTGTATTGTGTTGGTTTTTGGAACTTCTTTAAGAAAATGAACCAGACACTTTCTCGAAGGAGTAATAGTGGACTAACTATATGTCACGGGACTCCTACGAGAAAATGGTCTCCTATAACCACTTAAGAGAACGAAATATTGACTTGAGTTGAATTCTTTTACCGCTAATATTCTACTATCTCAAAAGAGAGTTTTGACGTAGCAGTTCTAAAATGGGACTGCAAATTGCTCAAAAAGATTTGAGCAGGCCTTCAATGTTGAGTTATAGCTATTTAATATTTACCTAATTGCTTTTATTGAACCCTTTAGCTGTCCAGTTTTCATGCCTTTTACCATGATGACTACGTGGATTCACAACCAAAGATCAGTGCCAGGGTCAGAGTAATTCTTGTGAATTGGCTGGTAGAAGCACACAAAAGGTTTGAGCTGAGGCTTGAAAGCCTCTACCTCACAGTTAACATAATGGATGGTTTTCTATCAGAGGTGACTGTCCTTAGAAAGGAATTCGCTTACTTTGTATCAGCTCAATGCTTATTGCCTGCAAGTATGAAGAGATTTGAGCTGAAGTATACTGAAAATATGTTAATCTGTTCAGTTGAAATTTATTATAATCTCCGATTCTTTGCTATGCAGGTGAATGACTTCCTAACAATAACAAAGAACACTTATTGTCGGTGGCCGGATACTAATGCAGAAAGCATTCTTGGAAAAGCTGGACTGGAACTGTCAACTAAAAGTTGCGTAAAGTTACAATTTTCGTCCATATATTAGTGATGGCAGGGGCGTTTCTCTTGGCTTTTGCTAAAAAATGCAACTATAATTGTTTCCCGTGTAGTGATTCTTTCGGAATCTTTCGGAATGGATGTGTTATCGGTTGTTGAAACATTTACCTTTACTTATTTTGCCCTTTTCAAACGAACATACCATTGCATGAACTTTTACCTTTTAGTGGTATTAATGCAATATGACAGAAAAAATCCACAGCAAAGTTATCCTTTGCTCCTGATGATAAATATTGCAAATGTTAACTCATTACACGTCAAATTATTGGGTCCCGTTCATCACCTTCTTGTACCATAAATATCTCactgattatcatacttgtctacaCCTATTCACTGTCACACTCAAACACAATTTTACAAAGAATCAATGACTTCCATAATCATCAGTAGACGATGGACGTAAAATTTCAAATATGACAAAGTCCGATCAAgacaaaagagaaagaaaacaacATACTAATGTTGTTAGTTAAAATTCATAAAATAGCCACATTTCCATTCATATAATTGAAAAATAGTTAATGTCAATAGAGTTTCAAattttacaagagaaactctagATATTGTCCTAGAGTTTACTCTGTGAAATTTGAAACTTCATAACAATGACTTCCATAATCATCACTAGACAAAGGACGTAAATTTTCAAATATGACAAAGTCTGATCAAgacaaaagagaaagaaaacaacATACTAGTGTTGTTAGTTAAAATTCATAAATAGGCACATTTCCATTCATATAATTGAAAAATAGTTAATGTCAATAGAGTTTCAAATTTTACAAGAGGAACTCTAGATATTGTCATAGAGTTTAATCTGCGAAATTTGAAACTTCATAACAATGACTTCCATAATCATCACTAGAAAAAGGACGTAAATTTTCAAATATGACAAAGTCCGATCAAgacaaaagagaaagaaaacaacATACTAATGTTTGTTAGTTAAAATTCATAAATAGCAACATTTCCATTCATATAATTGAAAAATAGTTAATGTCAATAGAGTTTCAAATTTTACAAGACAAACTCTAGATATTGTCATAGAGTTTAATCTGCGAAATTTGTAACTTCATAACGATAACTATTTTCTGATCATAAGGCCAAAAAAGATTGTCAGTAGGTGCTATTTCTACCGACTACAATATTGTCTACAACATATCCACATAAGGGCCTCAGGAAAGAAGTATGGGCTTATATATCAACctaacattttatttttttgtgcggattgcccttcaaaagcattggtctttaatttttgtccctcaaattggtggcctttaatttttgtctttcgcctaatacctcgaggttctgggttcgaaccccagctcagtgaaaaaaaaaaagaacgcaaggcagaggtttggattctcacggcagagttttgcatgcagAACACTAcctcaggcagagttttgaatgcaaaactctgaACTCTAcctttaaggtagagttttgcattcaaattTCTGCCTGAAACCTAACTTTACTACAAAACTctgccttctttttttttctgaCTGAGCCGcggttcgaaccccaaacctcatggtattaggcgaaggacaaaaattaaagaccatcaatttgagggccaaaaattaaacaCCACCCCGAAATAAGGACGTTCCTGTGAATTACTCTCAACCTAATGGTCAATCTGATCGGGCCATTATATGTCATAagatgggcaatttgcaggattgcccttcgctgggggtggtctttaatttttacccctcaaaatgatGGTCTTTAAATTCTGCCGTTCAGGCAGAAATTCTGCCCGTGCagcccaaattctgccttaaggcagaatgttgcagatttgcaaaattctgccttgcgatttttttttttttttaattgagctgGGGTTTGAACCCACAACCTTAGGGTGTTGggcgaggggtaaaatttaaagaacaccaatttgaaggacaaaaattaaagacctccccaaataaagggcaatcggcacaaaaaaaaaagtcataaGATGAGTGGGGCAGTCGCGTTAACTACTGAGATAATAACATCAACCTTTAAGAGAGCAGCCCATGGACTAGCCCACAGTTAGCATTTAAAACTTTACAAAAGCCCATTAAATGATGGATTGGGCTAATGCAATCTACAGCCCAAAAGTTGGCACGTTTAGGTTGGGCTGGGGCACCCATTTTGACACATCTATTAAAAGAAAATTTTCAGTCAAATACCATTCGAccatctagtttacaaaatatgtacaTATCGATAACGTATAGTTTATACTAAATAACGTATAgtttatactaaatatacatatactatacatataatatacatacctatacatcAAAGAGTATAGGCAGTGTATACTTCAACCATATTGGTAAACCAGATGACCGAAAGATATATTTCCGTAAGTTTCCCACTATTAAAATTGTGCTTGAACTTGAACTTCGCTTGAAAATAGATTGTGAAAGATGAAAATTGTAAATGAAAATCAGTATTTTACTGAGAAAATTTCGAATTAATGCccttttataaaaaattaaaaaaaagtgatttttttcttcaaaacatagcaatatttttcttttaaacGTAGCACATTCACGGTATGTGCGCTCATACCGTATCAATGTATATACATTGATACAttgtatataaaatatataaacaCTGATACATTGTAATGCAGATACAGTGGTCCATTGTATATACAAATGTATATACACCAAAACATTGTATATACATTGATAACATATACACAGTATGCACGCGCATACAATAATTGCGCCTAAAATTTAGGGATACGTGTATCAATGTATATCTGCTATAAAATGTAAAAATATAtctattgttgacacccaattttgtcccgcatctcctccgaaatacctatttatacttctggtatttcgagaaattaaaaaaatatgcatttaagttttactataattattagtcttttattaacacccacgttttatttattcttctgcagtttattattattgttattattattattattattcttaaattatcatttttattattaattgtcattaattattatttctttttatttccattatcattatcattatcattattattattaattactaatcattattatcagcgttattttttatcaattattaatcatcgttatttttattattaattattatcattattttatcaataattgttatttattattattattattattatcatcattattatttcttattattattatcattattattttattattacccctattattgttattattattaatttattatcattttgttattatcaataatttttatttatcgttattatttttatttattaattactatcatctttattattattattaattattatcattttttaattatcaatgtttgttatttaccattattattgtatctattatcaccattatcatcaacattatcattattaccattatcattgttatttagcagtattactaccgctatttatttgctactattatttagtattattgaaacttgcatttctcgacatttctaccaacttccgcacacacatcgcatttatttcgcacatttaaatgatagcgtttgttattaaatattattgcacggtcatttgcgacatcatataatattatccggatcttttataattacatatttacgtattaggtgatattctagcacccttagtacatcgttaatcaaaatgggtctcttattcaaatttagaagccaaactattttttacactcggtccgtattttgacttaccggaccccaaatcaaagtccgattaactcctaatattttttggactagaccatattttttgtctcaatttttagaccagtccatgtttaatttactagtccatccttttaatacccagtctaaaatttgacccggtccacaaatggaccgggtccgatacaTTTTCtcgtccaaataagggaaacccttttagggtttccccttcattttcatATACTCCACCGCCTCCATCCCTTTCcctcttttcttctttctcttcttctcctccATTCCCGCTCctcctcgccgccgctcccactcacccccctttccctccttcttctccgctccccactcacccttgtcccccacttttatctctctcccgctcctccttcccttttTTCAGTACAAAAAAAAACAACGAAAACAAAACCTATAAAAAGACAGTAAACAACGACAACAAATGGGGGAACAACGAGgaggaaaggaaaagaaaagaaatgaacTGAAAAGGAGGGGAGTGAGAAAAATCAACGAAAAGAAGAACAGATCAAAAAAGGGAGGGTTTTCGTTGTTTTGGGGTTTTGATCTTAGAGAAAGAGACAGAGAAAACAAAAATCAACAGGTTTGAATCGTAGGGGAACAACGAGgaggaaaggaaaagaaaagaaatgaactgaaaagggggggggggatcaattttcagattttgggaatTGATTCAATGTTTAGGGACGGTTTTGTTTTTGGTGACAAAGTTTGATTTTTTATCTGGTCTTTAACCCCCTTCAAAACAGAAGAACATTTTGTTGGAAGAGGGATTTTTGGGAGCGAAACCTAGTCAACTTTAGACAAAGGAGACCCGAAAACCCCCCAGATTTGGAATCTATAAAATTTCCCTACAAAACACTAATTTCGGTCGCCTCAAATTTCCCAGAAATCCTTAGATTTCACAACTTTCATTGGTTTGATCATCATTTTAGTTTTAAGACTGTTAAACATTCATTCTGTCTTGGCGGACTTTGGCCGCGACAGAGATTTTGGGATTTCATTTGTGCCGAGTCCTAATCTGTTCCcaacgagagtagattcgaggcttcAACGACCCAGTTCACTGCACACCAAAAAGGTAAATCTTGATACGTTTCTTATTTTCAATCTTTAGTTTTTGTTCTAGTTAGTTAATTATGTAGTCTCCCTGTCGTCGCGTTGcttgtttgatgtttgggtgcTGTTAGGATAGGTTGCTAATTgctaaaatgaatttgaaagatataCATCGTAGTTTTGAGATGCctagactgaatttccaggacttagaacctatttcaagccgaatatacataggatctATAGtggatatacattcgatatacgtcTGGTATACACACCATGGTGCGTATATATTATGTATCGTGTCTGTTGAATCTTATAATGTTGTTTAAAGTCACCTGTTGACGAAATCTTTAGTCATGTACCGTCTGATCTAGATGTGATTCTGTATGTTTATTTCATTACATGTATGTTTGTTTGCCTCGGTTCGTGTCTGTTAAGCCGGAACTGATGTGTAAACCTTATGGGAATGAATAAACCTGAATGTTGTCTGATTTCAGTTCAGTAAAAAAGAATTTCTTATAAGAGCCTATGTGAAAAGAGAGTTAGTTTCAGACATCCATTTCATCTTGTTTGGTATTTAATTTCTGTTTTTGTGTTCGTAtgattagcttagctcatttggtAGATGTTGTTTAGTTTGGCATGTAAATGATGAGGAAGGCCAGAAACTTATGTGCATATGTTGTTACCCTTTACACCTGCTTTGATATTGCACGATTATGGTTATGTATGGCCTTGCATAAAAAAATAACCTTGAAATAAACCTAGTGAACCCCTGATCTGTTCTAAGTTAAAGGATTTGCATTCTATTGATGGTTCAATATCTTGAGTTTTCAAAGTAAGAATGGTATGCATGAAAAGTTTGAGAAATCCTGAATTTAGCAATTGTGGGTTTGGTAAATGATTTGGGAATCCTGCTAGTTTCTTTAGAGTGCCGTAAATTTGCCTTTTTGTGCCTCACCTGACTATGCTTACATGCCTCTTTCGTTTTTGTTTTTCATAACTTTAAATGACTACCTGTTTATCTCCTTGGGTTAACTGCCTGTACACATGCTAACTGTCACATGACTCATTTCAAATTCTGTGTGCGAAAAAGGATTTATTTAGACACTACTCTACTCTCAACATGTTTGATCagtgtgtttttttaaaaaaaaaaaaaaaaaacatgtaaaaCTTCCATGTTTGAACCAGCCTAATTGTTTAGTTGACTTACCCCTCTATCTATGCTTACCACACTCTGTTATGTGTTAATTTACCTTACTTGACTGGTCTATGCTATCATTGCTTAATTTTATCTTCTGGTCGCGATGAATCCGTGACCAATGTGTGGTTACTAAGGTCACTACCTCTCATTCTTACGTCTATCATGAGCCTGGCAGTCCGAATTTCGCATAATAAGGCTGTTTGTTTTAGTTTGTGTTGACTGAGCCTTGATTGTTTAGTGTTGAACCTACCTGGGAGATTGTTTGCCGCCAAGACTTAGGTCTTGATAGGGTGCCCTTGTCTTGAACTTATCATAGCCGCAGTTTCTAAGTTTGCTTCTGGTGTGTCACTTGGTTATTTTTCAGCTTCATTATGGCCTGCTAAATATCAAGTCCAAGCACGATATTCATATCCTATTTTAAATACAGATGGTACCACTTGCTTACTTGCTGTTAATCCTGAGCTTATTTGCCTCTTGAACTTTCCTACACTCTATGCAAAGTTTAAATAACTATCATACATGTCTCCCAAACTACATGGAATCTGATCTTATCACCTCCAAACTGTCTagtttgagtaatgaaaatctgCATAAGTTTATGCCTCTTCTTGTCGTCTATTTTTTGCCTAGCATGGCTCTGTACAAACATGTATTATATGGTTCTCTCCCTGTCTTGTTGAAACTGATCCTGGGTTCTTTGAAATCCATCTTACTTGTTTACTTATGATAGACGTTATTCCAGCATGGTGATATTTGCCTATTCGTTGTGATCTTTAGGAACTTTGTTGGGTGCTTATTGGAATATGGGACTCTTGATTAATGTAGTTGTAAAGCATGTCTTCTCAATGTGTGCTATACTATACTAATTGCTTCTATGGCTATTTGTCTGAATCCCGCATAAGTCTTACCTTGTCCATTCTCTTATGATTCTGAATGTTAAGTGCTTTTATTCACTATATAGTAGTAGTGCTTGATAGTAGTATGCAAACGTGGAAAGATGTGCACAACAGATGGTGCAATAGGGTCTTATTGGTATAAGTTTAAACCTTCCCGGGCATTatccatgcctggggttcatgaaTTCCCCTGGAATTTGTGTGACATCGGGAAGACGAGGACGAAAACTTTTCAATGTTAGCCTTCTATACATCTTTATGAATGTGTACACCTAagatataccaaaaatataaatAGCGTGTACATAATCTACTACATTTTTTCGTTATATTTCGCATGTTTAAACTCGTTTATTgttcgtatactaatcctttcttttcattttatgcatgatatctcgcatacgagtccaagcgactcgtcatctcccgcattcggcaTTGGGCCGTAGCCCAACTTGATTTTCTCCTCTCGAGTCACCCTCCATACAGCAGCAGCTAATCCGCAGTCAAACAGGGAAataaaatctgggccaaagcccaacagcgaCACGCAGCAGTTCTaaaaatgggctgaacccatgAATTATATTTGCTcccccttttattttattttgtgggtctaacttgtattatgcaactaacatTTTACTTTGTTTTGGTTTTCTTAGCTAGAATGAACTTTAGTAGGATTAATGGGCTAAtgttagtataatgggtagttagtCTAAAAGagaaaccaataattaattccataaatgtcattttcttctttttatgttaAGTTATTTATAATACTCATAATATTCATCTTCCTTAGAATTATTCGTTTTCAAAacagcatgactatatatttcaaGTCAAAGGAATCATactttattttactatcttaaaattctcaaaacgtcactaatatgtaaatattaatctGAGTATTCTTTATAAACATTATTTTTAAGATGTATTCAACTATGCATAACTTTAGCCGAAGTCGTTAAAtaagtttataaaaaaaaaagaaaaactcacCTCCTTTGCATCCTATctataaaataagtctagatttttttTTACATCGCGATATTCATACAATATAATTTTTATCTAAAGTTCATATTTGTTGAACCtcctctacaagtattattttaaacaatactATTATACTTTCATTTAAAGCTTTAATAACATGTATAAGTCACATTTTTAAATGGCATCGGAAATActcttttatataaatttattaCCTTCTACAAATCCTGTTTTTCAAACAATAATCctatatatctatctataactttagtcatatttataaaactattttctttttataatactatatttatacttagcctaattaattttttaagtccggtcggttaaccattgttaatgggtcttaaagggtgcctaataccttccctttagactaattgaacccttacctagaatcttaagtttcgcagaccttaaacagtgttaactttaaacataactttaataaactttaggtgtcctaattcaccgtaaataattaggtggcgactccttaaaacaaacaaaaaaaaaacatgaatctccaatacgtcatacttctaatttgactccggttaaaaggGGGTATGACATCTATGTTTTGTAATAATTTAAAAATACCTCTATAAAATGTAATTATGAAGCATAATCGGGTAAATTATGTAATATGGGCTATTTTATTTCATTTGTTAGGAATTACATTTAGTTGAATTGAAAACAAAAAGCATTTGGATATTAATTATGTTTGAACATGAATATCACCTATGAAAATAAAATTTTCAgtcttttacttaaaatataaacACTAAAATTCAATATTTGTGAATATTCATGACCAAATAGGTAGGCTGCATCTTTAAAAATATTGATAAGTATTTATGTCGGG
Encoded proteins:
- the LOC132641671 gene encoding uncharacterized protein LOC132641671 isoform X2, translating into MLSTMSMIMDISCPLYTSQQQMMLHQFHQFCMKYSSSSSEQNIRKARNGKRELSSFHAFYHDDYVDSQPKISARVRVILVNWLVEAHKRFELRLESLYLTVNIMDGFLSEVNDFLTITKNTYCRWPDTNAESILGKAGLELSTKSCVKLQFSSIY
- the LOC132641671 gene encoding cyclin-B1-4-like isoform X1 — its product is MLSTMSMIMDISCPLYTSQQQMMLHQFHQFCMKYSSSSSEQNIRKARNGKRELSSFHAFYHDDYVDSQPKISARVRVILVNWLVEAHKRFELRLESLYLTVNIMDGFLSEVTVLRKEFAYFVSAQCLLPASMKRFELKYTENMLICSVEIYYNLRFFAMQVNDFLTITKNTYCRWPDTNAESILGKAGLELSTKSCVKLQFSSIY
- the LOC132641671 gene encoding G2/mitotic-specific cyclin S13-7-like isoform X3, giving the protein MLSTMSMIMDISCPLYTSQQQMMLHQFHQFCMKYSSSSSEQNIRKARNGKRELSSFHAFYHDDYVDSQPKISARVRVILVNWLVEAHKRFELRLESLYLTVNIMDGFLSEVTVLRKEFAYFVSAQCLLPASE